In Gimesia benthica, a single window of DNA contains:
- a CDS encoding PVC-type heme-binding CxxCH protein yields the protein MKSLSLFVLLVTSMLVSSSHAADKSPADQSPADDRPPQVKAVQPGVTLSLVAEQPQLSTPTGVDVDEQGRVWVVATHTHFRPDDYEGPEHDEILIFSDLDKAGRAQKRQVFYNATDATMDLELGPDGWVYLAERDRILRIKDTDGDGKADVEENIAVLESEADYPHNGLEGLAWDNQGKLIFAIGENFAKDWTLTGTDGTKITGAGKGGIFRCTADGKQLKRIAEGFWNPFGICVRADGEIFAAENDPGERPPCRVLHIVEGGDYGYERGYGSEAHHPFVAWNGELRGTLPMIHPSGEAPCGIAPLGRGLLVPSWGDHSVDFFPLTQQGASFTSKPITIVKGGRYFRPSCIAADPKDTPHLPESGKVLTWYLCDWVDGRYQAHGYGRVWKLEIDLTKADWVGPLELEPPTKEAKLAADLRSGHATQSVKELLQLAQNQDPFVARAALVALSHKASKWTPAEVMKWSPAERVQAVLALQLAQAEPATWIPVFLKDKNADVQFETIRWISDKGLKAYLPDVEQVLAQSDLDYQRFEAAIAAWNTLNGKALDGVRNPEMLLARVEDKQSAPQIRAYALRMLPTQSRSAPKAGQQVVTQFPKGLTLAMLEELLAVNDAELSLEAVRTLSGNPIVSQKILAELAADPKQDSVLRAEAIAGLAPQAEQQIGLMLKLADSPDQVVREEALRCLRSIQLTDAQKKQIKTLAKAHPDSKDAFEAAVNPGALKTDRPALTDTSAWLKAVEGVKGSADVESGRRLFHHSRLTNCAHCHRHSGRGNVVGPDLSSLGDRQDRAWLLRSILEPSREMAPEYQPRTIILTDGRTFTGIRLRSYVKETIRDAHGQNKTFDRDDVEAIVESPVSFMPQGLVHALTDRELRDLIAFLESHSRGQTAD from the coding sequence ATGAAATCGCTGTCGCTGTTTGTGTTGTTAGTTACGTCTATGCTGGTCTCGTCATCTCACGCCGCGGACAAGAGTCCCGCGGACCAAAGTCCGGCGGACGACCGTCCTCCCCAGGTCAAAGCGGTGCAGCCGGGTGTGACGTTGTCGCTGGTGGCTGAGCAGCCTCAGTTGTCGACGCCGACCGGCGTGGATGTGGACGAACAGGGGCGGGTCTGGGTCGTGGCGACGCATACGCATTTTCGGCCCGACGATTATGAAGGTCCGGAGCATGATGAGATTCTCATCTTTTCCGATCTGGACAAAGCGGGACGGGCACAGAAGCGGCAGGTGTTCTACAACGCGACCGACGCGACGATGGACCTGGAACTGGGGCCGGATGGCTGGGTGTACCTGGCGGAACGGGACCGGATTCTGCGGATCAAGGATACTGACGGGGACGGGAAGGCGGACGTCGAAGAGAATATCGCGGTGCTCGAGAGTGAAGCAGACTATCCGCACAACGGTCTGGAAGGGCTGGCGTGGGATAACCAGGGGAAGCTGATTTTCGCGATCGGAGAAAACTTCGCCAAGGACTGGACGCTGACGGGGACCGACGGGACGAAGATTACCGGTGCCGGCAAAGGGGGCATCTTCCGTTGTACGGCGGATGGGAAACAGTTGAAGCGGATTGCGGAGGGGTTCTGGAATCCGTTTGGCATCTGTGTGCGGGCGGATGGGGAGATTTTCGCTGCGGAGAATGATCCCGGAGAACGGCCACCATGTCGCGTGCTGCATATTGTCGAAGGGGGCGATTATGGTTACGAGCGGGGTTACGGATCGGAAGCTCATCATCCGTTTGTGGCCTGGAATGGTGAGTTGCGGGGGACGCTGCCGATGATTCATCCTTCGGGTGAAGCACCGTGTGGGATCGCACCGCTGGGCCGAGGTCTGCTGGTCCCTTCGTGGGGCGATCACAGCGTCGACTTTTTTCCGCTCACGCAACAGGGAGCGAGTTTCACCTCGAAACCGATCACGATTGTGAAAGGGGGCCGGTATTTTCGTCCGAGTTGTATCGCGGCTGATCCGAAGGATACACCCCATCTTCCTGAATCTGGCAAGGTCTTGACATGGTATCTGTGTGACTGGGTTGATGGACGGTACCAGGCGCATGGTTACGGGCGGGTGTGGAAGCTCGAGATTGACCTGACGAAAGCCGACTGGGTGGGACCCCTGGAACTGGAACCGCCGACCAAGGAGGCGAAGCTGGCAGCGGATCTACGGAGCGGACATGCGACACAGTCTGTGAAAGAACTGTTGCAGCTGGCACAGAACCAGGATCCCTTTGTGGCCCGGGCGGCACTGGTAGCGTTGTCTCACAAAGCGTCTAAGTGGACGCCCGCGGAGGTCATGAAATGGTCACCGGCGGAACGGGTGCAGGCGGTACTGGCGCTGCAACTGGCCCAGGCGGAGCCGGCAACGTGGATTCCGGTCTTCCTGAAGGACAAGAATGCGGACGTGCAGTTCGAGACGATCCGCTGGATTTCGGACAAGGGTTTGAAAGCGTATCTGCCTGATGTGGAACAGGTGCTGGCACAGAGTGATCTGGATTATCAGCGGTTCGAAGCAGCGATTGCGGCGTGGAACACGTTGAACGGCAAGGCGTTGGACGGCGTGCGGAATCCGGAGATGCTGCTGGCCCGCGTGGAGGACAAACAGAGTGCCCCGCAGATTCGGGCGTACGCTTTGCGGATGCTGCCAACGCAGTCGCGGTCTGCTCCGAAAGCCGGACAGCAGGTGGTGACACAGTTTCCCAAGGGGCTGACGCTGGCGATGCTGGAAGAACTGCTGGCGGTGAATGATGCGGAGCTGTCGCTGGAAGCGGTGCGGACGCTGTCGGGGAATCCGATTGTGTCACAGAAGATTCTGGCGGAGCTGGCTGCGGATCCGAAACAGGATTCGGTACTGCGGGCCGAAGCGATTGCGGGACTCGCGCCGCAGGCGGAACAGCAGATCGGGTTGATGCTCAAGCTGGCGGATTCTCCCGACCAGGTGGTTCGTGAAGAGGCGCTGCGGTGTCTGCGTTCGATCCAACTGACTGATGCGCAGAAGAAACAAATAAAGACGCTGGCGAAAGCGCATCCCGATTCAAAGGATGCGTTCGAGGCAGCCGTGAATCCGGGCGCGCTCAAGACGGACCGCCCTGCTCTGACCGATACCAGTGCGTGGCTGAAAGCGGTTGAAGGGGTCAAGGGGTCGGCGGATGTGGAGAGTGGACGACGGTTGTTTCATCATTCCCGACTGACGAACTGCGCTCACTGTCATCGACACAGTGGGCGCGGGAATGTGGTGGGGCCTGACTTGAGCAGCCTGGGAGATCGGCAGGATCGGGCGTGGCTGTTGCGTTCGATTCTCGAACCGAGCCGGGAGATGGCTCCGGAATATCAGCCGCGAACGATCATTCTGACGGACGGGCGGACGTTTACGGGGATCCGGCTGCGGTCGTACGTGAAGGAGACGATTCGTGATGCTCACGGTCAGAACAAGACGTTTGATCGGGATGATGTGGAGGCGATTGTCGAGTCGCCGGTTTCCTTCATGCCCCAGGGTCTGGTGCATGCGTTGACGGATCGCGAGTTGCGGGACCTGATCGCGTTTCTGGAAAGTCATTCGCGAGGACAGACAGCAGATTGA
- a CDS encoding c-type heme family protein, producing MLKTGLVTSLAVTALFLFNLNLSGADPQGEKTSGKQAAKGGAEQPSPAAVERTRDTVKMLDDIYKNAVVLITDKYVNDEEDFPAGSAAVELFRRVGKTGFHQVRLIDATGEPYEPKNVAKSKFEKQGIKQLKAGKSYYEAVVIKDGKPYLQAMTPIPVVMKKCVMCHPHYKDAKEGEAIGAISYELPIR from the coding sequence ATGCTCAAGACAGGATTGGTTACCAGCCTCGCAGTGACTGCTCTGTTTCTGTTCAATCTGAATCTCTCTGGCGCCGACCCGCAGGGGGAGAAAACGTCCGGTAAGCAGGCAGCGAAGGGGGGAGCGGAACAGCCTTCCCCGGCAGCGGTCGAACGGACACGCGACACCGTCAAGATGCTGGATGACATCTACAAGAACGCGGTGGTCTTGATTACGGACAAGTATGTGAATGACGAGGAAGACTTCCCGGCAGGGAGTGCAGCAGTCGAGTTGTTCAGGCGGGTGGGGAAGACCGGTTTTCATCAGGTGCGTCTGATTGATGCGACGGGAGAGCCGTACGAACCCAAAAATGTTGCGAAGAGCAAATTTGAAAAGCAGGGGATCAAGCAGCTGAAAGCGGGCAAGTCTTACTATGAGGCCGTGGTGATCAAGGATGGAAAACCTTACCTGCAGGCGATGACGCCGATTCCGGTGGTGATGAAAAAATGTGTGATGTGTCATCCGCATTATAAAGACGCCAAAGAGGGAGAAGCGATCGGCGCGATCAGTTACGAACTGCCTATCCGGTAA
- a CDS encoding DNA alkylation repair protein, translating to MKTHPAQQFAVGPSIMKGTPLKEIMNGQLVKLIGVSLADVTPDFDTPTFQKRAKRNLNKLELKERALNIAHAMAEQLPEDFDELAPLLIKSLGPRLQATEQNGLAPFFYFPHSQLIAEYGADHLESGLKVCYELTQRFTAEFCIRPFLIAHRDKSLKQLKRWTKDANPHVRRLVSEGTRPRLPWAMRLRDFQDDPGYTLPLLESLKDDSELYVRRSVANHLADIAKDHPEVAYEVCHKWLSEIDDMQKPEEIKNRRWVLRHAVRLPAKKEVPEALAIRKAAADRKT from the coding sequence ATGAAAACGCACCCCGCACAACAGTTTGCTGTCGGCCCCTCGATCATGAAGGGTACGCCTCTTAAAGAAATTATGAACGGCCAGTTGGTGAAGCTGATCGGCGTCTCACTGGCCGACGTAACACCGGACTTCGACACCCCCACTTTCCAGAAACGTGCCAAACGCAACTTGAACAAACTGGAACTGAAGGAACGGGCCCTCAACATCGCACACGCGATGGCCGAACAGCTGCCGGAAGATTTTGACGAGCTGGCACCGTTACTCATCAAGTCACTCGGTCCCAGGCTGCAGGCGACCGAACAAAACGGGCTGGCGCCATTCTTTTATTTCCCTCACTCACAGTTGATCGCCGAGTATGGTGCCGACCATCTGGAGAGCGGCTTGAAAGTCTGTTACGAATTGACGCAGCGATTCACCGCGGAATTCTGTATTCGCCCGTTTCTGATCGCGCACCGCGATAAAAGTCTGAAACAGCTCAAACGCTGGACGAAAGATGCCAACCCCCATGTGCGGCGTCTCGTCAGTGAAGGAACACGCCCCCGGCTTCCCTGGGCGATGCGGTTACGGGACTTTCAGGACGACCCCGGTTACACACTGCCTCTGCTGGAAAGTCTCAAGGACGATTCCGAACTCTATGTGCGGCGTTCGGTAGCCAATCATCTGGCTGATATCGCCAAAGATCATCCTGAAGTCGCCTACGAAGTCTGTCACAAATGGCTGTCAGAAATTGATGACATGCAGAAACCGGAAGAGATTAAAAATCGTCGCTGGGTTCTACGACACGCCGTCCGCCTGCCGGCCAAAAAAGAAGTTCCCGAAGCCCTCGCCATCCGCAAAGCGGCCGCTGACAGAAAAACATGA
- a CDS encoding DUF4268 domain-containing protein, translated as MKERNDLQRLLRMQVEVISPDTLVIAEEFGEWTEGSRRIDLLGVDKDANLVVIELKRTEDGGHMELQAIRYAAMVSAMTFDRAVEVFSGYLHKIGSNTNAREALLEHLDWSEPDEDRFAQDVRIILASAEFSKELTTAVLWLNDRDLDIRCMRMKPYQDSEKILVDVQQIVPLPEASAYTVRVREKERQERKDRAERYTIRKRYWSQLLEYANTKTDLHSNISPSEYHWLGTGSGVRGLAYTYKLTQHASIVDLYIDRGTGSTAENKQIFDTLYAQKDQIETVFGEPLDWRRLNDLRASRILVEMNGGYRDDESEWPAIIEKQVDAMIRLEKALGPYIAELKAG; from the coding sequence GTGAAGGAGCGGAATGATCTGCAGCGGTTGTTGCGGATGCAGGTGGAGGTGATTTCGCCGGATACGCTGGTGATTGCTGAGGAGTTCGGGGAGTGGACCGAAGGGAGTCGGCGGATTGATCTGCTGGGCGTCGACAAGGATGCCAACCTGGTGGTGATCGAACTTAAGCGGACCGAAGATGGCGGGCATATGGAGCTGCAGGCGATTCGCTATGCCGCGATGGTCTCGGCGATGACGTTCGATCGGGCCGTGGAAGTCTTTTCCGGCTATCTGCATAAAATCGGCAGTAACACCAATGCCCGCGAGGCGCTGCTGGAACATCTCGACTGGAGTGAGCCGGACGAGGACCGCTTTGCCCAGGATGTGCGGATCATTCTGGCTTCGGCCGAGTTTTCCAAGGAACTGACGACGGCCGTCCTCTGGCTGAATGACCGGGACCTGGATATCCGCTGTATGCGGATGAAGCCGTACCAGGATAGCGAGAAGATTCTGGTCGACGTGCAGCAGATCGTCCCCCTGCCGGAAGCGTCCGCGTATACCGTGCGGGTTCGAGAGAAAGAACGCCAGGAACGGAAAGACCGAGCTGAGCGGTATACGATCCGCAAACGGTACTGGTCGCAACTGTTGGAATATGCCAATACGAAAACCGATTTACACTCAAATATCTCGCCCTCGGAATATCACTGGCTCGGAACGGGTTCGGGCGTGCGGGGTCTGGCCTATACTTACAAGCTGACGCAGCATGCTTCGATTGTGGATCTGTATATTGACCGTGGTACGGGGAGTACGGCTGAGAATAAACAGATTTTCGATACCTTGTACGCTCAAAAAGATCAGATCGAAACCGTTTTTGGTGAGCCGCTGGATTGGCGGCGTTTGAACGATCTGAGAGCCAGTCGAATTCTGGTTGAAATGAACGGTGGCTATCGGGATGACGAATCAGAGTGGCCCGCGATCATCGAAAAGCAGGTCGATGCGATGATTCGACTGGAGAAGGCGCTGGGGCCGTATATCGCGGAGCTGAAAGCGGGGTAA
- a CDS encoding DUF3565 domain-containing protein — protein MQQPITGYQQDESGHWVAQLVCGHNQHVRHAPPLESRPWVLSAAGRAGMLGYLLECRKCDEGAPADTRPG, from the coding sequence ATGCAGCAGCCGATTACGGGTTATCAGCAGGACGAATCAGGACACTGGGTGGCGCAGCTGGTTTGTGGCCACAATCAGCATGTTCGCCATGCCCCACCTTTGGAATCGCGTCCATGGGTTCTGAGCGCAGCAGGTCGGGCCGGGATGCTGGGATATCTGCTGGAGTGCAGGAAGTGTGACGAAGGGGCACCCGCCGATACACGGCCGGGCTGA